Proteins found in one Haloferax litoreum genomic segment:
- the purL gene encoding phosphoribosylformylglycinamidine synthase subunit PurL, with the protein MTLPDADRDLVVAELGRDPTPAEEILFENLWSEHCAYRSSRPLLSAFDSDGEQVVIGPGDDAAVVSLDDDTYITLGIESHNHPSYVDPYDGAATGVGGIVRDTLSMGAYPIALADCLYFGDFDREHSRYLLDGVVEGIADYGNAIGVPTVAGATSFHEKYEGNPLVNVACVGLLSADRLVTAVAQEAGNKLVLVGSSTGRDGLGGASFASEDLAEDAETEDRPAVQVGDPYTEKLLIECNETLLDEELVESARDLGAAGLGGASSELVAKGGFGAEIDLNAVHQREPNMNAFEILLSESQERMCYEVAPENVERVQAIAERFDLGSAVIGDVAEGNYVCTFDGETVVDVPPEFLAEGAPMNDLDATEPEAAERDLPEVVLSEALEAVLSDPNTASKEWVYRQYDHEVGLRTARRPGDDAALLDIPEAGTKLAFTAGADPNWTDAAPYDGARAVAFENATNLAAKGANPLAAVDCLNGGNPEKPDVYGGFKGIVDGLADMCSALSVPVVGGNVSLYNDSVSGPIPPTPTLAMVGEADGPSPGMSLSGDGDLFLVGYPGDALGGSTLLQHEGGSDAFPTLPDDETAAAALDAIRAIASEDSTRAVHDVSHGGLAVTLAEMVTEEVGADIAVENVVQLFDETPGRVVVESTDVDALVSLAGDVPLYELGTTTDNDYLGVTVDGDYVAFDAAKIADLRDVLTHELD; encoded by the coding sequence ATGACGCTTCCCGACGCGGACCGCGACCTCGTCGTCGCCGAACTCGGTCGAGACCCGACGCCGGCCGAGGAGATACTCTTCGAGAACCTGTGGAGTGAACACTGTGCGTACCGGTCGTCTCGCCCCCTCCTCTCGGCGTTCGACTCGGACGGAGAACAGGTCGTCATCGGCCCCGGTGACGACGCCGCCGTCGTCTCGCTGGACGACGACACGTACATCACACTCGGCATCGAGAGCCACAACCACCCCTCGTACGTCGACCCCTACGACGGCGCGGCGACGGGTGTCGGCGGCATCGTCCGCGACACGCTCTCGATGGGCGCGTACCCAATTGCACTCGCCGACTGTCTGTACTTCGGCGACTTCGACCGTGAACACTCGCGGTACCTCCTCGACGGTGTCGTGGAGGGAATCGCCGACTACGGCAACGCCATCGGCGTCCCGACGGTCGCAGGTGCGACGTCGTTCCACGAGAAGTACGAGGGCAACCCACTCGTCAACGTCGCCTGTGTCGGTCTCCTCTCCGCCGACCGTCTCGTGACGGCGGTTGCACAGGAGGCCGGTAACAAACTCGTTCTCGTCGGCAGTTCGACCGGCCGTGACGGCCTCGGCGGCGCATCCTTCGCGAGTGAGGACCTCGCCGAAGACGCTGAAACCGAAGACCGACCGGCCGTGCAGGTCGGCGACCCGTACACCGAGAAACTGCTCATCGAGTGCAACGAGACACTTCTCGACGAGGAACTCGTCGAATCTGCACGTGACCTCGGTGCCGCCGGCCTCGGTGGCGCATCGTCCGAACTGGTCGCGAAGGGTGGCTTCGGCGCCGAAATCGACCTGAACGCCGTCCACCAGCGCGAACCGAACATGAACGCCTTCGAGATTCTCCTCTCGGAGTCCCAAGAGCGCATGTGCTACGAAGTCGCGCCGGAGAACGTCGAACGCGTGCAGGCGATTGCCGAGCGATTCGACCTCGGAAGCGCCGTCATCGGCGACGTCGCCGAAGGCAACTACGTCTGCACCTTCGACGGCGAGACGGTCGTCGACGTGCCGCCGGAGTTCCTCGCCGAAGGCGCGCCGATGAACGACCTCGACGCTACGGAACCCGAGGCGGCCGAACGTGACCTCCCCGAAGTCGTTCTCTCCGAGGCCCTCGAAGCGGTCCTGTCGGACCCAAACACCGCCTCCAAGGAGTGGGTCTACCGCCAGTACGACCACGAAGTCGGCCTGCGAACGGCCCGGCGACCCGGCGACGACGCGGCACTCCTCGACATCCCAGAAGCAGGGACGAAACTCGCCTTCACGGCCGGTGCCGACCCGAACTGGACCGACGCGGCCCCGTACGACGGTGCCCGCGCCGTCGCCTTCGAGAACGCGACTAACCTCGCCGCGAAGGGGGCCAACCCACTCGCAGCAGTCGACTGCCTGAACGGCGGTAACCCCGAGAAACCCGACGTATACGGCGGATTCAAGGGAATCGTTGACGGCCTCGCGGACATGTGCAGTGCACTCTCCGTGCCCGTCGTCGGCGGGAACGTCTCGCTGTACAACGACTCCGTCTCGGGTCCGATTCCGCCGACGCCGACCCTCGCGATGGTCGGCGAGGCCGACGGCCCCTCGCCCGGCATGTCGCTCTCGGGCGACGGTGACCTGTTCCTCGTCGGCTATCCCGGTGACGCGCTCGGTGGGTCGACCCTGCTCCAGCACGAAGGCGGGTCCGACGCCTTCCCGACACTCCCCGACGACGAAACCGCGGCCGCCGCACTCGATGCGATTCGTGCCATCGCGTCCGAGGATTCGACGCGTGCCGTCCACGACGTGAGTCACGGCGGTCTCGCGGTTACACTCGCCGAGATGGTCACCGAAGAAGTCGGCGCAGACATCGCCGTCGAGAACGTCGTCCAACTCTTCGACGAGACGCCGGGTCGCGTCGTCGTCGAAAGCACGGACGTAGATGCACTCGTCTCCCTCGCCGGCGACGTGCCACTCTACGAACTCGGCACGACGACCGACAACGACTATCTGGGTGTGACCGTCGACGGCGACTACGTTGCCTTCGACGCCGCGAAAATCGCCGACCTGCGCGACGTGCTCACGCACGAACTGGACTAA
- a CDS encoding quinone oxidoreductase family protein translates to MKSIVVTEYGSSDTLEVRETEMPDPGPGEVRLAVEAVGINFADIMQRRGHYRDGPTPTYTPGMEAAGTIDAVGEGVDRDVGERVVAMTGGNAYAEYVNARADGLFDVPESMSFAEAAGFPIQFLTAYNCLHEWGGLEAGERVLIHAAAGGVGTAAVQLASLAGAETFGTASTEAKLDLATDLGLDHPIQYTDEDFRETIADETDGEGLDLVLDGVGGETFQHSLDALSDFGRVVTYGAASGEVAKADTTRLLFENKSVIGFHLGNAMRKRPESVLGAVPELSELLVAGELDVIVGESFPLEDAAAAHQYIEDRKSTGKVVLEP, encoded by the coding sequence GTGAAATCGATAGTCGTCACCGAGTACGGGAGTAGCGACACCCTCGAAGTCCGCGAGACGGAGATGCCAGACCCGGGGCCGGGTGAGGTCCGACTCGCCGTCGAAGCAGTCGGCATCAACTTCGCCGACATCATGCAACGGCGCGGCCACTACCGTGACGGCCCCACCCCGACCTACACGCCGGGGATGGAAGCGGCAGGAACCATCGACGCCGTCGGCGAGGGCGTCGACCGCGACGTCGGCGAACGCGTCGTCGCCATGACCGGTGGAAACGCGTACGCCGAGTACGTGAACGCCCGTGCGGACGGGTTGTTCGACGTGCCGGAGTCGATGTCCTTTGCAGAGGCCGCCGGATTCCCCATCCAGTTCCTCACCGCCTACAACTGCCTCCACGAGTGGGGTGGCCTCGAAGCAGGCGAACGAGTGCTGATTCACGCCGCCGCCGGCGGGGTCGGCACCGCTGCCGTCCAACTTGCGTCACTCGCGGGTGCCGAGACGTTCGGCACGGCCAGCACCGAAGCGAAACTGGACCTCGCGACAGACCTCGGCCTCGACCACCCCATCCAGTACACCGACGAAGACTTCCGCGAGACAATCGCCGACGAGACTGACGGTGAAGGTCTGGACCTCGTCCTCGACGGTGTCGGCGGCGAGACGTTCCAGCACAGTCTGGACGCACTCTCTGACTTCGGCCGAGTCGTCACCTACGGTGCCGCCTCTGGCGAGGTTGCCAAAGCCGATACGACACGCCTCCTCTTCGAGAACAAGTCGGTCATCGGGTTCCACCTCGGAAACGCGATGCGGAAGCGCCCCGAGTCGGTGCTCGGTGCTGTTCCCGAACTCTCGGAACTCCTCGTTGCCGGCGAACTCGACGTTATCGTCGGCGAGTCGTTCCCCCTCGAAGATGCGGCGGCGGCACACCAGTACATCGAAGACAGAAAGAGCACTGGAAAAGTCGTCCTCGAACCGTAA
- a CDS encoding DUF7550 family protein has translation MSDDHHSGDHDHGDHHSGEEGRVTSPMQDFTMGQVTTGVLVLVVGLAVTFGLPLFLA, from the coding sequence ATGAGCGACGACCACCACTCGGGCGACCACGACCACGGCGACCACCACTCGGGCGAAGAAGGGCGCGTCACCTCGCCGATGCAGGACTTCACGATGGGACAGGTCACGACCGGCGTTCTCGTCCTCGTCGTCGGCCTCGCCGTCACGTTCGGTCTCCCTCTGTTCCTCGCGTAG
- a CDS encoding glycoside hydrolase family 13 protein, with translation MTSVPADEERRWWKEAVVYQIYPRSFNDSDGDGVGDIPGIIEKVEYLADLGVDCIWLNPVYESPNADNGYDISDYRAIMDEFGTMADWEELRDALHEHDIRLIMDLVVNHTSDEHAWFVDSRSSRDADKRDYYWWREGRDPEATDLDPDDYDTPADVDEVPPNNWESFFDGPAWTYDDQTGEWYLHLFDRKQPDLNWQNDAVRDDVFEMMEWWLDRGIDGFRMDVINLISKPDGLPDADPEHDVKTIDRAVNGPNIHEYLGEMRDRVLDEDLLTVGEMIGDEMPLETARRYTSQEPGGDGLSMIFHFEHMLLDEGDEAWDVVDWELSDLKVVMDRWQEGLADEGWNSLYLNNHDQPRMVSRFGNDEEYRRESAKLLATLLHTLRGTPYIYQGEELGMTNYPFDSLDEVRDVATLNPLRNAIEAGTIDGFDDVKDIVRVKSRDNARTPMQWDDSEHAGFTDDDPWIPVNPNRDHINVEAERADSASVWHYYRDLISLRKDRDVLVYGDYDQLTPDHESLWAYTRTLETADGDDTLLVVLNFDGDETRFEPPADLASEPAEMLVSNYDADVESVETTTLRPWEARVYDLA, from the coding sequence ATGACTTCAGTTCCCGCGGACGAAGAACGCCGATGGTGGAAAGAAGCGGTCGTCTACCAAATCTATCCGCGTAGTTTCAACGACTCCGACGGTGATGGGGTCGGCGACATTCCGGGCATCATCGAGAAGGTGGAGTACCTCGCCGACCTCGGTGTCGATTGCATCTGGCTCAACCCCGTCTACGAATCACCCAACGCGGACAACGGATACGATATCTCAGATTACCGCGCCATCATGGACGAGTTCGGGACGATGGCCGACTGGGAGGAACTGCGCGACGCCCTCCACGAACACGACATTCGCCTCATCATGGACCTCGTCGTCAACCACACCTCCGACGAACACGCCTGGTTCGTCGATTCGCGGTCGTCGCGAGATGCCGACAAGCGAGACTACTACTGGTGGCGCGAGGGACGCGACCCCGAGGCGACGGACCTCGACCCCGACGACTACGATACACCCGCCGACGTGGACGAAGTCCCGCCGAACAACTGGGAATCGTTCTTCGACGGTCCGGCGTGGACCTACGACGACCAGACCGGCGAGTGGTATCTCCACCTCTTCGACCGGAAGCAACCAGACCTGAACTGGCAGAACGACGCGGTCCGCGACGACGTGTTCGAGATGATGGAGTGGTGGTTAGACCGCGGTATCGACGGGTTCCGCATGGACGTCATCAACCTCATCTCCAAACCCGACGGCCTCCCCGACGCCGACCCGGAACACGACGTCAAGACCATCGACCGGGCGGTCAACGGTCCCAACATCCACGAGTACCTCGGCGAGATGCGTGACCGAGTCCTCGACGAAGACTTGCTCACCGTCGGCGAGATGATTGGCGACGAGATGCCACTGGAGACGGCGAGGCGCTACACGAGTCAGGAACCCGGCGGCGACGGCCTCTCGATGATTTTCCACTTCGAACACATGCTCCTCGACGAGGGCGACGAAGCCTGGGACGTCGTCGACTGGGAACTCTCCGACCTGAAGGTGGTCATGGACCGCTGGCAGGAGGGCCTCGCCGACGAGGGGTGGAACTCGCTGTACCTCAACAACCACGACCAACCGCGGATGGTCTCTCGCTTCGGCAACGACGAGGAGTACCGGCGCGAGTCGGCGAAACTGCTCGCGACGTTGCTCCACACACTCCGCGGGACGCCGTACATCTACCAGGGCGAGGAGTTGGGGATGACCAACTACCCCTTCGATTCCCTCGACGAGGTGCGCGACGTGGCCACGCTCAACCCCCTCCGAAACGCAATCGAGGCGGGGACAATCGACGGGTTCGACGACGTGAAAGACATCGTCCGCGTGAAGAGTCGCGACAACGCGCGGACGCCGATGCAGTGGGACGACTCCGAGCACGCCGGATTCACCGACGACGACCCGTGGATTCCGGTGAATCCGAACCGTGACCACATCAACGTCGAGGCCGAACGAGCCGACTCTGCGTCTGTCTGGCACTACTACCGTGACCTCATCTCACTCCGGAAGGACCGCGACGTACTCGTCTACGGCGACTACGACCAACTCACTCCGGACCACGAATCGCTGTGGGCCTACACCCGGACACTCGAAACTGCTGACGGCGACGACACACTGCTCGTCGTCCTCAACTTCGACGGCGACGAGACGCGTTTCGAACCCCCGGCAGACCTCGCTAGCGAACCCGCCGAGATGCTCGTCTCGAACTACGATGCGGACGTCGAGAGCGTCGAGACCACGACGCTCCGCCCGTGGGAAGCGCGCGTCTACGACCTCGCCTAA
- a CDS encoding alpha-glucosidase produces the protein MTDIDRAWWKEAVVYQIYPRSFNDSDGDGLGDIPGIVEKVDYLDDLGVDCVWLNPVYESPGVDNGYDISDYRAIMDEFGTMADWEELRDALHERDIRLIMDLVVNHTSDEHAWFVDSRSAKDSEYRDYYWWREGRDPEGTGLDPDEYETPAGVDEVPPNNWESFFGGPAWTYDDRTGEWYLHLFDERMPDVNWETKALREELFEMMQWWFDNGIDGFRMDVINLISKPDGLPDADAPDEIVKGVDQFTNGPRVHEYLSELHDRVLDGTDAMTVGEMAELSIEEAKRYVGEDGDGMSMVFTFDHMRLDMTDAGRWSFRESSPRELKESMTHWQEGLADEGWNSLFLNNHDEPRQVSRFGDEEYRRESAKLLATLLHTLRGTPYIYQGEELGMTNYPFDSLDEVHDVDTIKNVRTALRTGRLEEDDVMDLVRYRTRDNARTPMQWDDSEHAGFTDGDPWMPVNPNKDDINAAEAQNDPDSVWHYYRDLISLRKERDVLVYGDYDLRLRDHESLWVYTRTLETPDADETLLVVLNFDGDETRFEPPTDLMGESAEILVSNYDVAVDAVEPTTLRPWEARVYDLS, from the coding sequence ATGACCGATATCGACCGCGCGTGGTGGAAAGAAGCGGTCGTCTACCAAATCTACCCGCGAAGTTTCAACGACTCCGACGGTGATGGATTGGGCGACATTCCGGGCATCGTCGAGAAGGTGGACTATCTCGACGACCTCGGCGTCGACTGTGTCTGGTTGAATCCCGTCTACGAGTCGCCGGGCGTCGACAACGGGTACGACATCTCGGACTACCGCGCCATCATGGACGAGTTCGGGACGATGGCCGACTGGGAAGAACTCCGCGACGCCCTCCACGAACGCGATATCCGCCTCATCATGGACCTCGTCGTCAACCACACTTCCGACGAACACGCCTGGTTCGTCGACTCCCGTTCTGCGAAGGACTCGGAGTACCGCGACTATTACTGGTGGCGCGAGGGTCGTGACCCCGAAGGAACCGGCCTCGACCCAGACGAGTACGAGACCCCCGCAGGCGTGGACGAAGTCCCACCGAACAACTGGGAATCGTTCTTCGGCGGCCCGGCGTGGACCTACGACGACCGAACTGGTGAGTGGTATCTTCACCTCTTCGACGAACGGATGCCCGACGTGAACTGGGAGACGAAAGCGCTCCGCGAGGAACTGTTCGAGATGATGCAGTGGTGGTTCGACAACGGCATCGACGGGTTCCGCATGGACGTCATCAACCTCATCTCCAAACCCGATGGCCTCCCCGACGCCGACGCCCCTGACGAAATCGTCAAAGGCGTCGACCAGTTCACCAACGGCCCGCGCGTCCACGAGTACCTCTCGGAACTCCACGACCGAGTCCTCGACGGCACGGACGCGATGACCGTCGGCGAGATGGCCGAACTCTCCATCGAGGAGGCGAAACGGTACGTCGGTGAGGACGGCGACGGCATGAGCATGGTGTTCACCTTCGACCACATGCGTCTCGACATGACCGACGCCGGTCGGTGGTCCTTCCGCGAATCCTCACCGCGCGAACTCAAGGAGTCGATGACTCACTGGCAAGAAGGCCTCGCCGACGAGGGGTGGAACTCACTGTTTCTCAACAACCACGACGAACCGCGACAGGTCTCGCGCTTCGGTGACGAGGAGTACCGACGCGAGTCGGCGAAACTGCTCGCGACGTTGCTCCACACCCTCCGCGGGACGCCGTATATCTATCAAGGCGAGGAACTGGGCATGACCAACTACCCCTTCGACTCCCTTGACGAGGTTCACGACGTGGACACGATAAAGAACGTCCGAACCGCCTTGCGAACAGGCCGCCTCGAGGAAGACGACGTGATGGACCTCGTGCGCTACCGCACCCGCGACAACGCGCGGACGCCGATGCAGTGGGACGACTCCGAACACGCCGGGTTCACCGACGGCGACCCGTGGATGCCCGTCAACCCGAACAAAGACGACATCAACGCGGCGGAAGCCCAGAACGACCCCGACTCTGTGTGGCACTACTACCGTGACCTCATCTCACTGCGGAAGGAACGCGACGTTCTCGTCTACGGTGACTACGACCTGCGACTCCGTGACCACGAGTCGCTGTGGGTCTACACTCGAACGCTCGAAACTCCCGATGCAGACGAGACGCTCCTCGTCGTCCTCAACTTCGACGGCGACGAGACGCGCTTCGAACCGCCGACGGACCTTATGGGCGAGTCCGCCGAGATACTCGTCTCGAACTACGACGTTGCCGTCGACGCCGTCGAACCCACGACGCTCCGCCCGTGGGAAGCACGCGTCTACGACCTCTCCTGA
- a CDS encoding YgaP family membrane protein, with amino-acid sequence MEQNVGSLDKGVRIALGLLLTVVSMSTTYLRPWDVPTTAGVAGVSLLVAAVLFVTATTETCLLYSVLGIDTLDR; translated from the coding sequence ATGGAGCAAAACGTCGGTTCACTTGACAAAGGAGTTCGTATCGCACTAGGATTACTCCTCACCGTCGTCTCGATGAGTACCACCTATCTCCGGCCGTGGGACGTGCCCACGACGGCCGGAGTCGCCGGAGTGTCGCTCCTCGTCGCGGCAGTGTTGTTCGTCACCGCAACCACCGAGACGTGCCTGCTGTACAGCGTTCTCGGTATCGACACGCTCGATAGGTAA
- the hisF gene encoding imidazole glycerol phosphate synthase subunit HisF, whose translation MLTKRIIPCIDVDLDDDGNPAVYTGVNFEDLKYTGDPVEMAKLYNEAGADEFVFLDITASADGRETMLDTVSKVADEVFIPLTVGGGIRTRDDIKETLRAGADKVSINTAALQNPSLIEAGARSFGSQCIVISVDARRRYDEDGEYYAEVDGESCWFECTVKGGREGTGVDVVEWSREAESRGAGELFINSIDTDGTKDGYDIPLTKAVCDNVSTPVIASSGCGGPEDMYEVFTEAGADAGLAASIFHFDEYSIRDVKEYLDEHDVPVRL comes from the coding sequence ATGCTCACGAAGCGCATCATCCCCTGTATCGACGTGGACCTCGACGACGACGGGAATCCGGCCGTCTACACCGGGGTCAACTTCGAGGACCTGAAGTACACGGGCGACCCCGTCGAGATGGCTAAACTGTACAACGAGGCCGGTGCCGACGAGTTCGTCTTCCTCGACATCACCGCCTCGGCCGACGGCCGTGAGACGATGCTCGACACCGTCTCGAAGGTCGCAGACGAGGTGTTCATCCCGCTGACCGTCGGTGGCGGCATCCGCACCCGCGACGACATCAAAGAGACACTCCGCGCCGGCGCGGACAAAGTCTCTATCAACACCGCGGCGTTGCAGAACCCCTCGCTCATCGAAGCGGGCGCACGCTCGTTCGGCAGTCAGTGTATCGTCATCTCGGTCGACGCACGCCGCCGCTACGACGAAGACGGCGAGTACTACGCCGAAGTCGACGGCGAGTCGTGCTGGTTCGAGTGCACCGTCAAAGGCGGCCGCGAAGGAACCGGCGTGGACGTGGTCGAGTGGTCCCGCGAGGCCGAGTCACGCGGTGCCGGCGAGTTGTTCATCAACTCCATCGACACCGACGGCACGAAAGACGGCTACGACATCCCGCTGACGAAGGCCGTCTGCGACAACGTCTCGACGCCCGTCATCGCCTCGTCGGGGTGCGGCGGTCCCGAGGACATGTACGAGGTGTTCACCGAGGCGGGGGCGGACGCCGGCCTCGCCGCCTCTATCTTCCACTTCGACGAGTATTCCATCCGCGACGTGAAGGAGTACCTCGACGAGCACGACGTCCCGGTCCGCCTGTAA
- a CDS encoding DUF1684 domain-containing protein, with protein sequence MTDDSSWLTDLQRHREQKDHYLAHDRHSPIPPDQRESFDGLSYFDPDPDLRYELELWEYDDPETITIGTSTDGEREYLVWGTFEFELDGETYTLDAYRTSPDEDRFWVPFRDETNTNETYGAGRYLDLEADDRTEDGRWVLDFNYAYNPFCAYSPRYECPLVPMENWLQVSVEAGEMDYEGPAGAEDAHGAHGHAD encoded by the coding sequence ATGACTGACGATTCTTCTTGGTTGACTGACCTGCAACGGCACCGCGAGCAGAAAGACCACTATCTCGCTCACGACCGCCACTCACCGATACCCCCCGACCAACGCGAGTCGTTCGACGGCCTGTCGTACTTCGACCCCGACCCCGACCTGCGGTACGAACTCGAACTGTGGGAGTACGACGACCCCGAGACCATCACTATCGGCACGTCGACGGACGGAGAGCGCGAGTACCTCGTCTGGGGCACGTTCGAGTTCGAACTGGACGGCGAGACGTACACCTTGGACGCGTATCGAACGAGTCCAGACGAGGACCGATTCTGGGTCCCCTTCCGCGACGAGACGAACACGAACGAAACCTACGGTGCCGGTCGGTATCTCGACCTCGAAGCCGACGACCGGACCGAAGACGGCCGGTGGGTGCTCGACTTCAACTACGCGTACAACCCGTTCTGTGCGTACTCCCCACGATACGAGTGTCCGCTCGTCCCCATGGAGAACTGGCTTCAGGTCAGCGTCGAGGCCGGTGAGATGGACTACGAAGGTCCCGCGGGGGCAGAAGACGCTCACGGCGCGCACGGCCACGCGGACTAA
- a CDS encoding DNA-directed RNA polymerase subunit L has product MELRVIDKTDEELRIEIGGEDHTFMNVLKGELLQTESVTAATYDVNPEQSGGQTDPVLSIKTEAGVDPLDALAEAARGVQDTADNFTAAYEAGIDA; this is encoded by the coding sequence ATGGAACTGCGGGTCATCGACAAGACCGACGAGGAACTCCGCATCGAAATCGGCGGCGAGGACCACACCTTCATGAACGTGCTGAAAGGTGAACTCCTCCAGACCGAGAGCGTGACTGCGGCGACGTACGACGTGAACCCCGAGCAGTCCGGTGGACAGACTGACCCCGTGCTCTCTATCAAGACTGAAGCGGGCGTCGACCCACTCGACGCGCTCGCCGAGGCCGCTCGCGGCGTTCAGGACACCGCCGACAACTTCACCGCCGCCTACGAAGCAGGCATCGACGCGTAA
- a CDS encoding MBL fold metallo-hydrolase, which translates to MERIRLGNTVFEGRNNAYLIPGDRPTLVDVGVATDSVRQDVRDGLAAVGYEVSDLDAIVLTHWHADHTGLAGELQAASGAEVYVHEADAGIVARDDDAIAEERDIREQRFDEWRIPKGPREEVTSFLDGHDDMYGNSVDVTPVEDGDRIAAGDDELEVVHLPGHAAGLSAFAFDGDEGREAFVGDVILPKYTPNVGGADLRVDRPLETYLDSLAEIADLDFARAWPGHRDAIDDPAGRARVIAEHHRERTERVLSVLDEHGPADAWTVSAHLFGDLSNIHILHGPGEAFAHLDHLVAEGVIEQDGSEYALTGTAVDVDALVPVPETKR; encoded by the coding sequence ATGGAACGAATTCGGCTGGGCAACACCGTCTTCGAAGGGCGGAACAATGCCTACCTCATCCCGGGTGACCGACCGACGCTCGTCGACGTGGGCGTCGCGACAGATTCGGTCCGGCAGGACGTTCGCGACGGCCTCGCCGCCGTCGGCTACGAGGTGTCCGACCTCGACGCAATCGTCCTCACCCACTGGCACGCCGACCACACCGGACTTGCAGGTGAACTTCAAGCGGCGAGCGGCGCTGAGGTGTACGTCCACGAAGCCGACGCTGGAATCGTCGCCCGCGACGACGACGCCATCGCAGAAGAACGCGACATCCGCGAACAGCGGTTCGACGAGTGGCGGATTCCGAAGGGGCCACGCGAGGAAGTGACGTCGTTCCTCGACGGCCACGACGACATGTACGGGAACTCGGTGGACGTGACGCCCGTCGAAGACGGCGACCGAATCGCCGCCGGTGACGACGAACTCGAAGTGGTTCACCTCCCCGGCCACGCCGCCGGCCTGAGCGCGTTCGCCTTCGACGGCGACGAGGGACGTGAGGCGTTCGTCGGCGACGTTATCCTCCCGAAGTACACGCCGAACGTGGGCGGTGCGGACCTCCGCGTCGACCGACCGCTCGAAACGTATCTCGACAGTCTCGCAGAAATCGCTGACCTCGACTTCGCACGCGCGTGGCCGGGACACCGCGACGCTATCGACGACCCCGCGGGTCGGGCGCGCGTCATCGCCGAACACCACCGCGAACGGACCGAACGCGTCCTCTCTGTCCTCGACGAACACGGCCCCGCCGACGCGTGGACGGTGAGTGCTCACCTCTTCGGTGACCTCTCGAACATCCACATCCTCCACGGCCCCGGCGAAGCGTTCGCCCACCTCGACCATCTCGTCGCCGAGGGCGTCATCGAACAGGACGGGTCCGAATACGCCCTCACCGGAACCGCGGTGGACGTAGACGCACTCGTGCCTGTCCCCGAGACGAAACGTTAA
- a CDS encoding molecular chaperone DnaJ, with protein sequence MWYGWAISLVTLLAYFGGLGWYLVGAGAPFVTAIASIDTAAPVPSLLAVSPLTTPSIAALQTAVSTAPTTLVLPGTAVLLAVSLLGVIARFGHSWTTWLYALAAAVPVVILAAGAIGVARPLLVDIVGLVVCPLVGAGGFVFDAGRYLFATR encoded by the coding sequence TTGTGGTACGGATGGGCCATCTCCCTCGTTACCTTGCTCGCGTACTTTGGTGGTCTCGGATGGTACCTCGTCGGTGCGGGTGCCCCCTTCGTGACAGCAATCGCATCCATCGATACCGCCGCGCCTGTGCCGTCGTTACTCGCGGTGTCACCTCTGACGACGCCGAGTATTGCCGCGTTACAGACCGCGGTTTCGACTGCCCCGACGACACTCGTCCTTCCGGGGACTGCCGTACTGCTCGCCGTCTCGCTCCTCGGCGTCATCGCGCGGTTCGGTCACTCGTGGACGACGTGGCTCTACGCACTGGCGGCAGCAGTGCCCGTGGTCATCCTCGCCGCGGGAGCAATCGGTGTTGCTCGGCCACTCCTCGTCGATATCGTCGGACTCGTCGTCTGCCCGTTGGTCGGTGCCGGTGGGTTCGTCTTCGACGCCGGGCGGTATCTCTTCGCCACTCGGTGA